One genomic window of Elaeis guineensis isolate ETL-2024a chromosome 2, EG11, whole genome shotgun sequence includes the following:
- the LOC140855811 gene encoding uncharacterized protein: MDFTFENPGWVFSQKENSSWADNVYQKVEKIRANKMVQVPCKYVNVMGEHVKKFLDEVDEWLDPSSNHAKETDFDKSSDTDSTTELWKKSSERVDENNLNELATSAIEEPIISSMEDMKLVTPPDVAQDTLSNEREKEQIPAEATDSSCTGVDGNYRKLADAFTSSDFTSALSTDEALPSESRKKNMVLEERFMLSGNNASTEICNVIVGTSTSRGIASLVHSLGNEHQQKFGTNRSEADVQLPESAVSEISDLSARESLFNSTDLDDLSTELGELEDVDLQDSWDDDDEDYELALVSCQEFKNRSYKKKLRAAIISKLRPLKDYGQAAYWHQDNSKRMQDRQGITAASIHDTMEADWEFL; encoded by the exons ATGGATTTTACATTTGAAAATCCAGGGTGGGTTTTCTCTCAaaaagaaaattcatcttgggcTGACAACGTATACCAGAAGGTAGAAAAAATTCGTGCCAATAAAATGGTTCAG GTTCCTTGCAAATATGTTAATGTAATGGGTGAACATGTTAAAAAGTTCCTTGACGAGGTTGACGAATGGCTTGACCCTTCTAGTAATCATGCTAAAGAGACAGATTTTGATAAATCTAGTGATACTGATTCAACAACAGAGCTTTGGAAGAAATCAAGTGAAAGAGTTGATGAAAACAACTTAAATGAGTTAGCAACTTCTGCCATAGAGGAGCCTATTATTTCTTCAATGGAAGATATGAAACTAGTCACACCCCCTGATGTAGCCCAAGATACTCTAAGCAACGAACGTGAAAAGGAACAAATTCCAGCTGAAGCTACAGATTCTAGTTGCACAGGTGTGGATGGAAATTATAGGAAACTTGCGGATGCATTCACATCTTCTGACTTCACAAGTGCTCTATCAACTGATGAAGCCCTTCCATCAGAGTCCCGTAAAAAAAATATGGTTCTTGAAGAAAGGTTCATGTTGTCAGGCAATAATGCATCAACTGAAATATGCA ATGTCATTGTAGGCACCTCTACATCTAGGGGCATAGCATCTCTTGTGCATTCTCTTGGAAATGAACATCAGCAAAAATTTGGAACTAATAGATCAGAGGCTGATGTGCAATTACCAGAATCTG CTGTTTCAGAAATTTCAGACCTCTCTGCCAGGGAAAGCTTGTTCAACAGTACTGATCTGGATGACCTGAGCACAGAACTCGGAGAACTTGAAGATGTAGATCTTCAGGATAGCTGGGATGATGACGATGAAGACTATGAACTTGCTTTGGTCTCATGTCAGGAATTCAAGAATAGGTCATACAAG AAAAAACTCAGGGCTGCTATAATTTCAAAACTGCGACCGTTGAAGGATTATGGGCAGGCAGCATATTGGCACCAGGATAACAGTAAGCGAATGCAAGACAGGCAAGGAATTACTGCTGCTTCTATTCACGATACCATGGAGGCTGACTGGGAGTTCCTGTAA